From the genome of Drosophila melanogaster chromosome 2L, one region includes:
- the Ufd4 gene encoding ubiquitin fusion-degradation 4-like yields MGDVDPETLLEWLSMGQGDERDMQLIALEQLCMLLLMSDNVDRCFESCPPRTFLPALCKIFLDELAPENVLEVTARAITYYLDVSAECTRRIVSIDGAIKAICNHLVVADLSSRTSRDLAEQCIKVLELICTREAGAVFEGGGLNCVLSFIRDCGSQVHKDTLHSAMSVVSRLCTKVEPNTPCIQNCVESLSTLLQHEDPMVSDGALKCFASVADRFTRKWVDPAPLAEYGLTTELLKRLQSVGGNTHSSLTAAGTQPTSSSQPAATTNSDAINENVAGTATISNSTKVKSSDAAASPQSISTTISLLSTLCRGSPSITHDILRSQLADALERALQGDERCVLDCMRFADLLLLLLFEGRQALNRGSNNPNQGQLAPRPRRNNTNTDRTHRQLIDCIRSKDSEALREAIESGGIDVNCMDDVGQTLLNWASAFGTLEMVEYLCEKGADVNKGQRSSSLHYAACFGRPAIAKILLKFGAYPDLRDEDGKTPLDKARERLDDGHREVAAILQSPGEWMSPDHSLLNKDGKKYTLMEPRGDPEMAPIYLKVLLPIFCRTFLGSMLGSVRRASLALIKKIVQYAYPTVLQSLSETSFSEDAASTSGQNGGNLLIEVIASVLDNEDDGDGHLIVLNIIEEIMCKTQEEFLDHFARLGVFAKVQALMDTDAEELYVQLPGTVEEPAAAQRSSTSVVVAPRPTSDDPMEDAKEILQGKPYHWREWSICRGRDCLYVWSDSVALELSNGSNGWFRFIIDGKLATMYSSGSPENGNDSSENRGEFLEKLMRARSCVIAGVVSQPILPTASALRLVVGNWVLQSQKTNQLQIHNTEGHQVTVLQDDLPGFIFESNRGTKHTFSAETVLGPDFASGWSTAKKKRNKSKTEGQKFQVRNLSREIYNKYFKSAQIIPRGAVAILTDIVKQIELSFEEQHMAPNGNWETTLTDALMKLSQLIHEDGVVSAYEMHSSGLVQALVAVLSVNHWETNSPRCKRNKMQKQRVSVFKKCILEDNVESATNKPRTKSTASILIQKLVSVLESTEKLPVYLYDSPCTGYSLQILQKRLRFRLERAECESTLFDRSGRTLKMEPLATIGQLSKYLLKMVAKQWYDLDRSTYFYLKKIREHRTATVFTHSFDFDEEGLLFYIGSNAKTCDWVNPAQYGLVQVTSSEGKTLPYGKLEDILSRDSISLNCHTKDNKKAWFAIDLGVYIIPTAYTLRHARGYGRSALRNWLLQGSKDGSTWTTLSTHVDDKSLVEPGSTATWPINCATDDSVWYRHIRIQQNGRNASGQTHYLSLSGFEIYGRVVGVADDIGKSVKEAEAKTRRERRQIRAQLKHMTTGARVIRGVDWRWEEQDGCAEGTITGEIHNGWIDVKWDHGVRNSYRMGAEGKYDLKLADCEYLSAFDGNQSMGSASTAAKPSEKGGNTLTSRKSSSTPSLPEATEKNQNPEGASNQTVSADNLAWKQTVETIAENVFASAKTQIISNQLAMNTSSSREARAKHKESGTNQMHKDNISGPSPLSRELEHISDLSAINNSMPAINSSNVSDLATISENLSLTELSKENICRVLTPSYKPAESVTASQSSSHPDVQSSSPRENDIKNISNIEENNKMNANNSVNKISKDLLANLRTSNIAGCPPVTQLSTEALEMIDKMRDGVDMIRNMSNSILSTDTFPVPCTNVPVGGKKTPKAQALINPDNANQKQIIVTSEEFPTKSSKKPSVTLKPAQQPNAVLSIVDIKEQPISNENVSVPSQMSISVPNLTTTSASEVPSTSEVATHTGLLETFAAIARRRTSQGTNIQDNQIMNAEANVNEHGDQNASGSFLGHSVTSLVKLALSSNFHSGLLSTAQSYPSLSSNNSENIAPSNPSNTSAGQQSASTINHTLTMSLTSTSSDSEQVSLEDFLESCRAPALLGDLDDEDDMDEDNDEEENEDEYEEVGNTLLQVMVSRNLLTFMDDEAMENRLVGVTKRKSWDDEFVLKRQFSALIPAFDPRPGRTNVNQTSDLEISPLGAELPKPQQSGGPETIEQPLLGLKLRGPGIGGIPEVEIDLSNTDWTIFRAVQELLQCSQLNKLDKFRKIWEPTYTIVYREVSPEAQESTCLESEEFPQTPDVSSKSGASTLSPNSPMHIGFNVADNNLCSVDDVLELLTQINGLNQSEIDSDVKEHGVSVLSEDLFISKKITNKLQQQIQDPLVLASNALPNWCENLNQSCPFLFPFETRQLYFNCTSFGASRSIVCLQSQRDVTVERQRIPIMSPRRDDHEFRIGRLKHERVKVPRNEDLLMWAMQVMKTHCNRKSVLEVEFLDEEGTGLGPTLEFYALVAAEIQRSDLCMWLCDDDLGEDTENSTQSAEGNSKPVGYYVNRREHGIFPAPLPQNSEICENVLKYFWFFGVFVAKVLQDMRLVDIPLSTSFLQLLCHNKVLSRNLQKVISDRRNGDLSVVSEDSDIVETCTKLLRTDSNKSNAFGGILSLENLKEIDPTRYQFLQEMQNLLLRKQSIEFDDTISAEKKHELINELKLQTQNGLEVSLEDLALTFTYLPSSSIYGYTQAELLPNGSSVNVTIDNLEAYCELLMNFILQDGIAQQMKAFSDGFNEVFPLKKLAAFTPSEARMMICGEQFPHWSREDIISYTEPKLGYNKDSPGFQRFVNVLLSMSGDERKAFLQFTTGCSSLPPGGLANLHPRLTVVRKVDAGVGSYPSVNTCVHYLKLPDYPTEEIMKERLLTATKEKGFHLN; encoded by the exons ATGGGCGATGTCGACCCCGAGACGCTGCTGGAATGGTTGTCCATGGGACAAGGAGATGAGCGGGATATGCAACTAATCGCACTGGAGCAGCTGTGTATGCTGCTCCTAATGTCCGATAATGTAGATCGTTGCTTCGAAAG CTGCCCTCCTCGAACATTTTTACCGGCGTTGTGTAAGATATTCCTGGACGAACTTGCACCTGAAAATGTACTCGAGGTCACTGCGCGAGCCATCACCTATTACCTGGATGTTTCGGCTGAGTGCACCAGGCGTATCGTTTCCATTGATGGCGCCATCAAAGCCATATGCAATCATCTAGTGGTCGCCGATCTATCATCGCGCACATCTCGCGATCTTGCCGAGCAATGTATCAAAGTGCTCGAGCTGATTTGCACCCGAGAAGCTGGCGCCGTCTTCGAGGGCGGCGGCCTCAACTGCGTACTGTCCTTCATACGGGACTGTGGCTCGCAGGTTCACAAGGACACCTTACACTCGGCCATGTCGGTGGTATCCAGGCTCTGCACCAAGGTGGAACCTAATACTCCATGCATACAAAACTGCGTCGAGAGTCTGAGCACTCTGCTGCAACACGAGGACCCCATGGTATCCGATGGAGCTCTAAAGTGCTTTGCCTCTGTAGCAGATCGATTTACACGAAAGTGGGTGGACCCAGCACCGTTGGCAGAGTACGGCCTGACAACCGAGTTGTTGAAGCGCCTCCAAAGTGTCGGAGGAAACACGCACTCTTCGCTGACAGCGGCTGGAACCCAGCCAACCAGCTCTAGCCAACCCGCTGCAACCACAAACTCGGATGCCATTAATGAAAACGTTGCTGGAACTGCAACCATATCCAACAGCACCAAGGTTAAGTCATCTGATGCCGCCGCCTCGCCGCAATCGATATCAACAACGATTTCCTTGTTGTCCACACTTTGTCGCGGATCACCCTCGATTACCCATGACATTTTGCGATCCCAATTGGCTGATGCCCTCGAAAGAGCTCTGCAGGGCGATGAGCGATGCGTGTTGGATTGCATGCGATTTGCGGATCTATTGCTGTTACTATTGTTCGAGGGTCGCCAAGCATTAAACCGAGGAAGTAACAACCCCAATCAGGGACAGTTGGCGCCTCGACCAAGGCGTAATAATACCAACACCGATCGCACGCATCGCCAGCTCATTGATTGCATACGATCAAAGGATTCGGAAGCCCTTCGTGAGGCCATCGAATCGGGTGGCATTGACGTCAATTGTATGGACGATGTGGGCCAAACACTTCTCAATTGGGCTTCGGCCTTCGGTACCTTGGAAATGGTAGAATATTTGTGTGAGAAGGGAGCCGATGTCAACAAGGGTCAACGAAGTTCGTCCCTACACTATGCAGCTTGTTTTGGTCGCCCGGCTATTGCGAAAATCCTTTTGAAATTCGGAGCCTATCCGGATTTGCGAGATGAAGATGGGAAAACGCCATTGGATAAGGCGCGAGAAAGATTAGACGATGGACATCGAGAGGTAGCGGCAATTTTGCAGTCGCCTGGGGAGTGGATGTCGCCAGATCATTCGCTTCTCAACAAAGATGGCAAAAAGTACACACTAATGGAGCCCCGAGGTGATCCGGAAATGGCGCCCATTTACCTAAAGGTCCTTCTGCCCATATTCTGTAGAACGTTCCTGGGTTCGATGCTGGGCAGCGTCCGGCGGGCCAGTTTGGCCCTGATCAAAAAGATAGTTCAGTACGCGTACCCAACGGTGCTCCAAAGTCTCAGTGAAACCAGTTTTAGCGAAGATGCAGCGTCGACATCGGGTCAAAATGGTGGGAACCTACTAATTGAGGTGATCGCCAGTGTCCTAGATAACGAG GATGACGGTGACGGTCatttaatagttttaaatattattgagGAAATTATGTGTAAGACACAGGAGGAATTCCTCGATCATTTTGCAAGGCTAGGAGTGTTTGCAAAGGTCCAAGCCCTGATGGACACCGATGCGGAGGaattgtatgtacaattaCCAGGGACCGTAGAGGAACCAGCCGCAGCGCAAAGATCGTCGACCAGTGTAGTCGTTGCTCCTAGGCCAACATCAG ATGATCCTATGGAGGACGCGAAGGAGATATTGCAAGGGAAACCCTATCACTGGCGCGAGTGGAGCATTTGCAGAGGCCGGGATTGTTTGTACGTCTGGTCAGATTCTGTGGCCCTTGAGCTGTCCAATGGCTCAAACGGATGGTTCCGCTTCATCATAGATGGCAAACTGGCAACGATGTACTCCAGTGGCAGTCCGGAGAACGGAAATGATAGTTCTG aaAATCGGGGCGAGTTTCTTGAGAAACTGATGCGTGCTCGGTCCTGCGTGATTGCAGGAGTTGTATCACAGCCCATTTTGCCCACTGCGAGTGCTCTGCGCCTAGTTGTTGGCAACTGGGTTCTACAGTCGCAGAAAACAAACCAGCTACAAATTCACAACACCGAAGGTCATCAAGTTACCGTGTTGCAGGACGATTTGCCcggttttatttttgaaagcaATCGAGGAACGAAGCATACCTTCTCGGCAGAAACTGTCCTGGGTCCCGATTTTGCATCCGGTTGGTCAACAGCCAAAAAGAAGCGCAACAAGTCAAAGACAGAGGGTCAAAAGTTCCAGGTTCGAAACCTATCGCGGGAAATTTATAACAAGTACTTCAAGTCTGCGCAAATAATTCCTCGGGGCGCCGTAGCCATACTTACGGATATCGTAAAGCAAATTGAGCTATCCTTTGAGGAGCAGCACATGGCACCAAATGGAAACTGGGAGACCACACTTACGGACGCCCTAATGAAGCTATCTCAACTGATACACGAAGACGGCGTTGTAAGCGCCTATGAAATGCATTCGTCGGGATTGGTACAAGCTTTGGTAGCCGTGCTGTCGGTCAATCATTGGGAAACTAATTCACCTCGCTGCAAGcgaaacaaaatgcaaaagcaaCGAGTCTCTGTATTCAAGAAATGTATACTGGAGGACAACGTTGAGTCTGCAACGAACAAACCAAGAACTAAAAGTACTGCAAgtattttaattcaaaaacTTGTCTCGGTTTTGGAAAGCACCGAGAAGCTGCCAGTCTATTTGTACGATTCTCCATGCACTGGATACAGTTTGCAAATTCTGCAGAAAAGACTTCGTTTCCGTTTGGAGCGTGCAGAGTGCGAAAGCACTTTATTCGATCGATCGGGACGAACTCTTAAAATGGAACCATTGGCAACGATTGGACAACTTTCCAAATATCTACTGAAAATGGTGGCCAAACAATGGTACGACCTCGACCGCTCAACATACTTCTATTTGAAGAAAATTCGGGAGCATAGGACCGCTACCGTGTTTACGCACTCCTTTGATTTCGACGAGGAAGGCTTGTTATTCTACATTGGCTCCAATGCTAAGACCTGCGATTGGGTTAACCCAGCGCAATATGGCCTGGTGCAAGTGACTAGCTCGGAGGGCAAGACCTTACCCTATGGCAAACTGGAGGATATTCTATCACGCGATAGCATCTCACTCAATTGTCACACCAAGGACAACAAGAAGGCTTGGTTTGCCATAGACTTGGGTGTCTATATAATTCCCACTGCTTACACGCTGCGCCATGCCCGCGGTTATGGAAGATCGGCTTTGAGAAACTGGCTACTTCAAGGCTCCAAGGATGGCTCAACTTGGACCACCCTCAGCACACATGTGGATGACAAGAGTCTTGTGGAGCCTGGCAGCACAGCCACATGGCCCATTAACTGTGCAACTGATGATTCCGTATGGTATCGCCACATTAGAATCCAGCAAAATGGCCGCAATGCGTCTGGCCAGACCCATTATTTGAGTTTGAGTGGCTTCGAAATCTATGGGCGCGTCGTAGGCGTTGCCGATGATATCGGAAAGAGTGTCAAGGAAGCTGAGGCAAAAACGAGGCGCGAGAGGCGGCAGATAAGGGCACAGCTGAAGCACATGACCACCGGTGCACGAGTGATCCGTGGCGTCGATTGGCGCTGGGAGGAACAGGACGGATGTGCCGAGGGCACAATAACCGGCGAAATACACAACGGCTGGATCGATGTGAAGTGGGACCATGGTGTGCGCAACTCCTATCGCATGGGAGCCGAAGGAAAATACGATTTGAAGTTGGCTGATTGCGAGTATCTATCCGCCTTCGACGGAAATCAGTCGATGGGCAGTGCAAGCACAGCTGCTAAACCAAGTGAGAAGGGGGGAAACACACTCACCTCACGCAAATCGAGCTCCACTCCATCCCTGCCCGAAGCCACAGAGAAGAATCAAAACCCCGAGGGTGCGTCCAATCAAACTGTTTCGGCGGACAACTTGGCCTGGAAGCAGACTGTGGAGACGATTGCAGAGAACGTATTTGCTTCGGCCAAGACACAGATTATATCAAACCAACTTGCTATGAACACATCTTCCTCCAGGGAAGCTCGGGCCAAGCACAAGGAGTCTGGCACCAATCAAATGCATAAGGATAACATAAGTGGACCCTCGCCATTGAGCCGAGAGTTGGAGCACATATCGGACTTGTCGGCCATCAACAACTCGATGCCGGCAATTAACTCGAGCAATGTTTCCGACCTAGCCACCATTTCGGAGAACCTATCACTAACTGAATTGTCCAAAGAGAATATATGCAGGGTCCTAACGCCTTCCTACAAACCCGCTGAGAGCGTTACTGCGAGTCAGAGCTCAAGTCATCCGGATGTGCAGAGTTCGTCGCCGCGAGAGAACGATATCAAAAACATATCCAACATTGAGGAAAACAACAAGATGAACGCCAACAACTCGGTGAATAAGATATCCAAGGACCTGCTCGCAAATCTCCGAACCTCGAACATTGCTGGCTGTCCACCGGTCACACAACTTTCAACCGAAGCCCTCGAAATGATCGACAAAATGCGTGATGGCGTCGACATGATTCGTAACATGTCCAATAGCATTCTTTCCACGGACACTTTCCCAGTGCCCTGCACAAATGTGCCAGTTGGCGGTAAGAAGACCCCGAAGGCCCAGGCTCTAATAAATCCAGATAATGCCAATCAGAAGCAAATTATAGTTACATCCGAAGAGTTTCCCACTAAGAGTTCAAAGAAGCCCAGTGTAACCTTAAAGCCAGCTCAGCAACCAAATGCTGTCTTATCCATTGTGGACATCAAGGAACAGCCGATTTCGAACGAAAACGTTTCGGTTCCCAGCCAGATGAGCATCAGTGTTCCTAATCTGACAACAACGTCGGCCTCGGAAGTTCCCTCGACTTCCGAAGTGGCTACCCACACCGGTTTGCTGGAGACATTTGCCGCGATTGCTCGTCGCCGTACCTCCCAAGGTACCAATATACAGGATAATCAGATCATGAATGCGGAAGCCAATGTGAACGAGCACGGCGATCAGAACGCTTCAGGCTCATTCCTTGGCCACTCGGTAACCAGTTTAGTTAAGTTGGCATTGTCAAGCAATTTCCACTCCGGACTGCTCAGCACCGCCCAAAGTTACCCAAGCCTGTCGTCGAATAATAGCGAAAACATAGCTCCGTCGAACCCTTCAAATACCTCTGCGGGACAGCAATCGGCATCAACGATTAATCATACCCTAACCATGAGTCTAACATCCACATCGAGTGACAGTGAGCAAGTATCGCTGGAAGACTTTTTGGAGAGCTGCAGAGCGCCGGCGTTGTTGGGTGACTTGGACGATGAGGACGACATGGATGAGGACAACGATGAAGAGGAGAATGAGGACGAGTACGAAGAAGTTGGAAACACACTGTTGCAAGTGATGGTCTCACGCAACTTGCTTACCTTTATGGATGACGAGGCGATGGAGAACCGATTGGTGGGTGTGACCAAGCGCAAGTCCTGGGACGATGAGTTTGTACTAAAGAGGCAGTTCTCCGCGTTGATACCAGCATTCGATCCACGCCCGGGCCGCACAAACGTCAATCAAACGTCTGATTTGGAAATATCCCCCCTTGGCGCCGAGCTACCGAAACCCCAGCAGAGTGGTGGACCTGAGACTATCGAACAGCCCTTGCTGGGCCTTAAATTGCGTGGTCCTGGAATTGGTGGTATACCCGAAGTGGAAATCGACCTGAGCAACACCGACTGGACCATATTCAGAGCGGTACAGGAATTACTTCAGTGCAGTCAGTTGAACAAGCTGGACAAATTCCGAAAGATATGGGAGCCCACATACACCATCGTGTACCGGGAGGTATCACCCGAGGCCCAGGAGAGCACTTGCTTGGAATCGGAGGAGTTCCCGCAAACGCCCGATGTGTCCTCCAAGAGTGGTGCATCCACTTTGTCCCCCAACTCGCCCATGCACATCGGTTTCAACGTGGCCGATAATAACCTGTGCTCCGTTGACGATGTACTCGAGCTGCTCACTCAAATCAATGGTCTCAATCAGTCCGAAATCGATTCGGATGTCAAGGAGCACGGTGTATCGGTGTTGTCCGAAGATCTCTTCATCAGCAAGAAAATAACCAacaaactgcagcagcaaattCAGGATCCATTGGTGCTAGCAAGCAACGCGCTGCCGAATTGGTGCGAGAACCTAAACCAATCCTGTCCCTTTCTGTTTCCGTTTGAGACCAGGCAGTTGTACTTCAACTGCACATCGTTCGGAGCATCGCGCAGCATAGTATGCCTACAGTCGCAGCGAGATGTCACCGTGGAACGGCAGAGGATACCCATCATGAGTCCGCGGCGGGATGATCACGAATTCCGCATCGGGCGTTTAAAGCACGAACGCGTTAAAGTGCCGCGAAACGAGGACCTGCTCATGTGGGCCATGCAGGTGATGAAGACTCACTGCAATCGAAAGTCCGTGCTGGAGGTGGAGTTTTTGGATGAGGAAGGAACTGGTTTGGGACCAACCTTGGAGTTCTACGCCTTGGTGGCCGCAGAAATCCAGCGTTCCGACCTCTGTATGTGGCTGTGTGACGATGACTTGGGCGAGGACACGGAAAACTCGACGCAGAGTGCGGAAGGAAACTCAAAACCAGTTGGGTATTACGTAAATCGCAGGGAGCACGGAATATTCCCAGCCCCATTACCACAGAATTCTGAGATATGTGAGAATGTGCTCAAATATTTCTGGTTCTTTGGAGTTTTTGTGGCAAAGGTTTTGCAGGACATGCGCCTGGTGGACATACCCCTATCGACATCATTTCTACAGCTGCTTTGTCACAACAAAGTGTTATCACGTAATCTCCAGAAGGTCATTTCGGATAGACGAAATGGCGACCTTTCAGTCGTATCAGAAGACTCTGATATAGTAGAAACCTGCACTAAATTGCTGCGAACTGATTCCAACAAGTCGAATGCATTCGGGGGTATTCTGTCATTGGAAAACTTGAAAGAAATCGATCCAACTCGTTATCAATTCCTACAGGAAATGCAAAACCTATTGTTGCGAAAGCAATCAATCGAGTTTGACGATACTATAAGCGCGGAGAAGAAACATGAGCTTATCAACGAGCTTAAGCTGCAAACCCAAAATGGCTTGGAGGTATCTTTGGAAGACCTGGCCCTTACGTTCACGTATCTGCCGAGTTCCTCGATCTATGGTTACACCCAGGCCGAATTGCTGCCCAATGGATCGTCAGTGAACGTCACCATCGACAACCTGGAAGCGTACTGCGAACTGCTGATGAACTTCATCCTGCAGGACGGAATCGCTCAGCAAATGAAGGCCTTCAGTGATGGGTTCAATGAAGTGTTCCCTTTGAAAAAGTTGGCCGCTTTTACTCCCTCAGAGGCACGAATGATGATTTGTGGCGAGCAGTTCCCCCATTGGAGTCGAGAAGACATTATTTCATACACTGAACCAAAACTTGGTTACAACAAAGACAG tcCCGGATTCCAACGCTTTGTTAACGTTTTGTTGAGCATGTCGGGTGACGAGAGGAAGGCGTTCCTCCAATTCACAACCGGTTGCAGCAGCCTGCCGCCAGGCGGACTGGCCAACCTTCATCCCCGACTGACAGTTGTCCGAAAGGTAGATGCTGGCGTTGGAAGCTATCCATCCGTGAACACGTGCGTTCACTACTTAAAGCTTCCCGACTACCCAACCGAAGAGATCATGAAGGAGCGCTTGTTAACAGCAACCAAGGAAAAGgggtttcatttaaattaa
- the CG34043 gene encoding uncharacterized protein produces MISVALIILCFFPFVQNEYFRPSYQVLVRKRNTQGDLIDGHCYGNIIQSRLVLTSASCLLSDNDFVNGRELLNADELAVSFKGEDLNELIYLVGGIDVYPQFNFSSLDNDIAILSLSTQLPLSERNDIEWVLVADYDITDFPLEEGVESYVWKNADGENIYPGYGVIHESNLVGIISYGLPLKNKRESNLEVRRPNRFTQLNPYLSWIYTIIQNTEIADIQNNNYSVSLPYRQRKIAEIVEEFVEPDAVYFPDPANPIKDEIETEVEDLTDSETDAVNVESVSEDFLNTEDPFNENIESEKEFLKNRANTSKAKGVCAWIFTFNFLLAITRTINFHFF; encoded by the exons ATGATTTCGGTAGCTCTGATTATCTTGTGCTTTTTTCCGTTCGTGCAAAATGAGTACTTTCGTCCTTCGTACCAAGTCCTTGTGCGCAAAAGGAATACTCAAGGAGATTTGATCGACGGCCATTGCTATGGCAATATCATTCAGAGTCGCTTGGTTTTAACATCAGCATCGTGTTTATTGAGTGATAACGATTTCGTAAATGGTAGGGAATTGTTAAATGCTGATGAGTTGGCGGTATCATTCAAAGGCGAAGATTTGAACGAGTTGATATACCTCGTTGGTGGCATAGACGTATATCCGCAGTTCAATTTCTCATCGTTGGACAATGATATAGCGATCCTAAGTCTCAGTACGCAACTTCCGCTTTCCGAGCGAAACGATATTGAATGGGTTTTAGTCGCTGACTATGATattaccgattttccattgGAGGAGGGTGTGGAATCTTAC GTTTGGAAAAATGCGGATGGAGAAAACATATATCCCGGTTATGGTGTTATTCATGAAAGTAATTTAGTTGGAATCATTTCCTATGGCTTGCCATTGAAAAATAAACGGGAATCTAATCTTGAAGTTCGGCGCCCAAATAGGTTTACGCAATTAAATCCATATTTAAGTTGGATATATACAATAATACAGAATACAGAGATTGCGGACATTCAAAATAACAACTACAGTGTATCTCTACCTTATCGTCAAAGAAAAATCGCAGAAATAG tgGAGGAATTCGTTGAGCCTGATGCGGTGTATTTTCCAGACCCAGCAAACCCCA ttaAAGATGAGATTGAAACTGAGGTAGAAGATTTGACGGACTCAGAAACTG ATGCTGTAAACGTGGAAAGCGTCTCAGAAGATTTTTTAAACACGGAGGACCCTT TTAATGAAAACATTGAAAGTGAGAAGGAATTCCTAAAAAACCGAGCAAACACATCTAAGGCCAAAGGAGTTTGTGCATGGATATtcacatttaattttcttctAGCGATAACTCGCacaataaatttccattttttttaa
- the Hand gene encoding hand has product MFKNSVALTCEYSTMYYNSIYNTSNMFDMKHSESQVQQQIYNTSHLGYVPTSNTRIVKKRNTANKKERRRTQSINNAFSYLREKIPNVPTDTKLSKIKTLKLAILYINYLVNVLDGDLDPKGGFRAELKPVSRKICSEKKHCLKSEIQNVPLSTKGRTGWPQDVWASELIPEHN; this is encoded by the exons ATGTTTAAGAATTCCGTTGCCTTGACGTGCGAATACTCAACCATGTATTATAACTCAATTTATAATACTTCCAACATGTTCGACATGAAAC ACTCCGAAAGTCAAGTTCAGCAACAAATATATAACACAAGTCACCTAGGTTATGTGCCAACTTCGAATACTCGGATTGTTAAGAAACGTAATACAGCTAACAAAAAGGAGAGAAGGCGAACCCAAAGTATAAACAATGCGTTTTCCTATCTGCGAGAAAAGATTCCCAACGTTCCTACAGATACTAAATTATCAAAG ATTAAAACATTGAAGTTGGCCATATTGTACATAAACTATTTAGTTAATGTTCTTGATGGAGATCTGGATCCAAAAGGCGGATTTCGAGCCGAACTTAAGCCGGTCAGTCGAAAGATCTGTAGCGAAAAGAAGCACTGTTTGAAATCAGAGATTCAA AATGTTCCATTGTCGACCAAGGGCCGCACGGGTTGGCCACAAGATGTTTGGGCATCGGAACTTATTCCAGAACATAATTAA